A genome region from Manis javanica isolate MJ-LG chromosome 3, MJ_LKY, whole genome shotgun sequence includes the following:
- the LOC108398914 gene encoding U2 snRNP-associated SURP motif-containing protein-like: MTRKERKRRHSTSPSPSRSSSGRRVKSPSPKSERSERSERTHKESSRSRSSHKDSPRDVSKKAKRSPSGSRTPKRSR, from the exons ATGACAAGGAAAGAAAG GAAAAGGCGACACAGTACATCCCCAAGCCCGTCTCGCAGTAGCAGTGGTAGACGAGTGAAATCCCCATCACCAAAATCGGAGCGGTCAGAGCGTTCAGAACGAACTCATAAAGAGAGCTCACGGTCAAGGTCATCTCACAAAGATTCTCCTAGAGATGTTAGCAAAAAGGCCAAAAG atCACCATCTGGCTCAAGGACACCTAAGAGATCTAGGTGA